A single region of the Gracilibacillus caseinilyticus genome encodes:
- the larC gene encoding nickel insertion protein, with amino-acid sequence MSKHPPDHEHIDENMIKVEVNLDDTPGEWLGYVMDKLFDAGANDVYYTSIYMKKNRPAVQLQLLCSENRFAEMKDILLAETTTLGIRYYPISVYRMERQIRQVDTKWGPVTVKEGLQGKQVVKAAPEYEDCKALAEQHHVPLKDVYHEVWKKLK; translated from the coding sequence ATGAGCAAGCACCCACCAGATCATGAACATATCGATGAGAACATGATAAAGGTAGAAGTCAACTTAGATGATACACCTGGTGAATGGCTTGGCTATGTAATGGATAAGCTGTTCGATGCCGGTGCGAATGACGTATACTACACATCGATTTATATGAAAAAAAATCGACCTGCAGTTCAGCTGCAGTTGCTATGCAGTGAAAATCGCTTTGCGGAAATGAAAGATATTCTGCTTGCTGAGACAACGACACTTGGGATTCGCTATTATCCTATATCCGTCTATCGGATGGAACGGCAGATTCGACAAGTCGATACCAAATGGGGACCGGTCACCGTGAAAGAAGGATTGCAAGGGAAACAAGTCGTGAAGGCAGCACCAGAATATGAGGACTGTAAGGCATTAGCAGAGCAGCACCACGTTCCATTAAAGGATGTATATCATGAAGTGTGGAAGAAATTAAAGTAA
- a CDS encoding CPBP family intramembrane glutamic endopeptidase, producing the protein MKENLSMKWSYKELILLSILALAFVPVVIEIILNDLLHLAFQNSLYAGTATGLIMAIVFTSGVYIVALKPYHLNWDEVGLTSFSKHYWKWIIVWSLVLIVASIFVLVVMDFFDIGVDNSKTASLKQHVTWFTFSIGFISAAIISPVYEEIFYRGFLYKWFRMKWGVGAGLLFSSLIFTLVHIPTYNTLPVNFISGLIFAWTYEKTNSIIPAIIIHGIFNGLGIILTSVS; encoded by the coding sequence TTGAAGGAAAACTTATCGATGAAATGGAGCTATAAGGAACTAATTCTTTTATCAATATTGGCTTTAGCATTTGTTCCAGTTGTCATTGAGATTATATTAAATGATCTATTACACTTAGCATTTCAGAACAGTTTATACGCAGGTACAGCGACAGGACTAATAATGGCAATCGTGTTTACATCTGGCGTATACATTGTTGCGTTAAAGCCATACCACCTGAACTGGGATGAAGTAGGATTGACTTCCTTCTCCAAACACTATTGGAAATGGATTATCGTTTGGAGTTTGGTGTTAATAGTTGCTAGTATATTCGTTTTAGTAGTAATGGATTTTTTCGATATCGGGGTTGATAATAGTAAAACAGCATCTTTAAAGCAACATGTAACATGGTTTACCTTTAGTATTGGTTTCATTTCAGCCGCTATTATTTCACCTGTTTATGAGGAGATATTTTACCGTGGATTTCTTTATAAATGGTTTAGGATGAAATGGGGTGTCGGTGCTGGCTTACTATTCAGTTCTTTGATCTTCACACTTGTTCACATACCGACGTATAACACACTCCCCGTAAATTTCATTTCTGGATTGATATTTGCATGGACCTATGAAAAAACCAATTCTATTATTCCAGCAATTATTATTCATGGAATCTTTAACGGATTGGGAATTATATTAACTTCGGTCTCGTAA
- a CDS encoding LacI family DNA-binding transcriptional regulator: MGITIKDIAKEANVSYSTVSKALNNSPLVKEVTKQKILRVAKEMGYEPNLAAKQLVRKKTEVIGLIWPTIERIVLATLVTNISKAFEATKYSMILSVDSAETSLDTFKKFQVDGMIVFAESHQMVPEDQIPLVAYGVSGKRKVSYPIIDANHEQAMEQAVQYLAELGHHHIAYVGHLDTEDALQREKVEGYQKAMKKRNLKQQSIDTNGLDWYDGYLAVEEIIRLTHQPTAIIGGSYDISGGIVRSLHEKGVSIPDAMSVVSYDNIPQMETMEIPMTCIGVPVDILAEEIVATIIHHIESGEEDEFIKKLTPSLTERKSAGPAPQS, translated from the coding sequence ATGGGTATAACGATAAAAGATATTGCCAAAGAAGCTAATGTCAGCTATTCGACAGTTTCTAAGGCATTAAACAATAGTCCTTTAGTAAAAGAAGTGACCAAACAAAAAATATTAAGAGTCGCTAAAGAAATGGGCTACGAACCAAACCTGGCTGCTAAACAGCTCGTCCGTAAAAAAACAGAAGTAATTGGTTTAATCTGGCCAACAATTGAACGGATTGTGCTCGCTACCCTTGTGACGAATATTAGCAAAGCCTTTGAAGCAACCAAATACTCGATGATCCTGTCCGTAGATTCTGCTGAAACTTCACTTGATACGTTCAAAAAATTTCAGGTTGATGGCATGATCGTTTTTGCGGAATCCCATCAGATGGTACCAGAAGATCAAATTCCGCTTGTCGCTTATGGTGTTTCAGGAAAAAGGAAAGTGTCGTATCCCATTATCGATGCCAACCATGAACAAGCAATGGAACAAGCCGTGCAATACTTAGCAGAACTAGGTCATCATCATATTGCTTACGTCGGGCATTTGGATACCGAGGATGCCCTGCAGAGAGAAAAAGTAGAAGGCTATCAGAAAGCAATGAAAAAACGTAACCTCAAACAACAAAGTATCGATACGAATGGGTTGGATTGGTATGATGGCTATTTAGCAGTCGAGGAGATCATACGACTTACTCACCAGCCTACCGCAATTATTGGAGGTAGTTATGATATTAGCGGCGGGATTGTCCGGTCACTGCACGAAAAAGGTGTTAGCATTCCGGATGCTATGTCCGTCGTAAGCTATGATAATATTCCACAGATGGAAACGATGGAAATTCCAATGACCTGTATAGGCGTACCTGTCGATATACTTGCGGAAGAAATTGTTGCTACTATTATCCATCACATAGAATCAGGGGAAGAGGATGAATTCATTAAAAAATTAACCCCATCGCTTACCGAAAGAAAAAGTGCTGGCCCTGCCCCGCAATCATGA
- a CDS encoding DUF5316 family protein produces MNKFSWWIGISVAVISVIIGLFSRNLELVLTISGIAFIVPVLLAVIFSGALVSGDRMHSIFLTESKEKRTEKNRWIKNLLAIALPNLFVILIIVGITYGAG; encoded by the coding sequence ATGAACAAATTCAGCTGGTGGATTGGAATTAGTGTTGCTGTCATTTCAGTGATCATTGGGCTTTTTTCCCGTAATTTGGAGCTGGTATTAACCATCTCCGGCATTGCGTTTATCGTACCGGTTTTATTGGCAGTCATTTTTTCAGGGGCATTAGTTAGCGGAGACAGGATGCATTCTATTTTTCTTACAGAATCAAAAGAAAAAAGAACTGAAAAAAATCGATGGATAAAGAATCTATTAGCTATAGCTCTTCCTAACTTATTCGTTATTCTAATAATCGTAGGGATAACGTATGGAGCCGGTTAA
- a CDS encoding MerR family transcriptional regulator, producing the protein MNYFLTGEVAKRLNISVRTIRYYDEIGLVVPTKKEENGKRFYTPEDILMLEKVLLLKSTSMPLNDIEKIINMISTETVLSVHKEQLVQNIKQLNESLDYTNTLINTIKLEGNIQWENLIPLLSEDPALKEARKNDTMEELFSEEEQKTLNEQLPKMESDSSQIAKWINLIKRIELCLKEGKSPSSEEGKLIAEDTLILSNEMFNGDVELERKFWEARKSKDNSSDLNLYPVQEEVITFMEKAIVCQQKDQINS; encoded by the coding sequence ATGAATTATTTTCTAACAGGAGAAGTTGCAAAAAGATTAAACATCTCAGTAAGAACGATTCGCTATTATGATGAGATTGGCTTAGTTGTACCAACAAAGAAAGAGGAAAATGGAAAGCGTTTTTATACACCGGAAGATATATTGATGCTTGAAAAAGTTCTTCTTTTGAAATCTACTTCTATGCCTCTAAACGATATAGAAAAGATAATAAATATGATCTCGACTGAAACGGTATTAAGTGTCCATAAAGAGCAATTAGTACAAAATATCAAGCAGCTAAATGAATCATTAGACTATACTAACACACTGATAAATACGATAAAACTTGAAGGGAATATTCAGTGGGAGAATTTAATACCTTTACTTTCGGAAGATCCTGCTTTAAAAGAAGCGAGAAAGAACGATACGATGGAAGAATTATTTTCGGAAGAGGAACAAAAAACATTGAATGAACAATTACCTAAAATGGAGTCAGATTCCAGTCAAATAGCTAAATGGATTAACTTGATCAAACGAATAGAACTATGCTTAAAGGAAGGTAAATCACCTAGTTCTGAAGAAGGTAAACTTATTGCCGAAGATACATTGATCCTGTCTAATGAAATGTTTAATGGTGATGTCGAATTAGAAAGGAAGTTCTGGGAAGCGCGTAAATCAAAGGATAACTCATCTGATTTAAATTTATATCCTGTCCAGGAAGAAGTAATAACATTTATGGAAAAAGCGATCGTTTGCCAGCAAAAAGACCAAATCAATTCGTGA
- a CDS encoding tagaturonate epimerase family protein → MGQVKTVELKNVVEALEAGKLPESSDTVHVYDQSFEQVDGSSVVMVKTGTEKFLVVAGDGTLFDSLQGEAVENGKVCSLTHENGRVLNEFFVYTKPQAFGTEIATMGLGDRLGVASPGHIETVKGRKVKPILAQQSVRELTLLNRTMTDILDAATFAVFQEGYKDGFGADADHIKLERDIEYALGLGFSFLTLDCSEQIRNDIEGATAEAIEKEFADLPVDRKEYFQNHYLNKSFDIQGLTVSFDEASLHKNVLVYGEAIDFMEHVYNQYIQKADKAIDFEISIDETETVTAPEAHFFVAEELRRRGVTVQSLAPRFCGEFQKGIDYIGDLEQFEKELHEHAEIAKYFGYKLSIHSGSDKFSVFPIIGKYTEGLLHIKTAGTNWLEAVRVIAQVNPDLYRRMHVYAEDHFEETLKYYHVTPDLTSYAPLDDTSDQDLPLYMDNDASRQLFHVTYGILLTAKDQAGEALFRTEFFDTLMNNEDTYRNGLVKHIGRHLDLLGL, encoded by the coding sequence GTGGGACAAGTGAAAACTGTAGAATTAAAAAATGTAGTGGAAGCATTAGAGGCTGGTAAATTACCGGAATCATCTGATACGGTTCATGTTTATGATCAGTCTTTTGAGCAGGTAGATGGATCTTCTGTTGTGATGGTGAAAACAGGGACAGAGAAATTTTTAGTTGTAGCAGGTGATGGTACTTTATTTGATTCTTTACAAGGGGAAGCCGTAGAGAATGGGAAAGTGTGTTCACTAACACATGAAAATGGAAGAGTACTGAACGAATTTTTCGTTTATACAAAACCACAAGCATTCGGTACAGAAATTGCCACAATGGGACTTGGGGACCGACTTGGTGTTGCCTCTCCAGGACACATCGAAACCGTTAAAGGCCGGAAAGTAAAGCCGATTTTGGCACAGCAAAGTGTTCGTGAATTAACATTATTAAATCGTACAATGACGGATATTCTCGATGCAGCAACTTTTGCTGTTTTTCAAGAAGGATATAAGGATGGTTTCGGCGCAGATGCCGACCATATTAAATTAGAACGAGACATTGAGTATGCACTCGGATTGGGCTTCTCATTTTTGACACTGGATTGTTCCGAGCAGATTCGCAATGATATTGAAGGGGCAACAGCAGAAGCGATTGAAAAAGAATTCGCTGATTTACCAGTTGACCGAAAAGAATATTTCCAGAACCATTATTTAAATAAATCGTTTGACATACAAGGCTTAACGGTATCATTTGATGAAGCCAGTCTTCACAAAAATGTCCTTGTGTACGGAGAAGCAATTGATTTCATGGAGCATGTGTATAACCAATATATCCAAAAAGCAGACAAAGCGATTGACTTCGAGATTTCGATTGATGAAACAGAGACTGTTACTGCACCGGAAGCACACTTCTTTGTGGCTGAAGAATTGCGCAGAAGAGGCGTTACCGTACAAAGTCTGGCACCTCGTTTCTGTGGGGAATTCCAAAAAGGGATTGACTATATTGGTGATCTTGAGCAATTTGAAAAAGAATTACATGAGCATGCTGAAATTGCAAAATATTTTGGCTACAAATTAAGCATTCACTCTGGAAGTGATAAATTCAGCGTATTCCCGATCATCGGTAAATATACAGAAGGCTTATTGCATATCAAAACAGCAGGTACAAACTGGCTAGAAGCGGTTCGTGTGATCGCACAGGTTAATCCGGATTTATACCGTCGCATGCATGTATATGCGGAAGACCATTTTGAAGAAACATTGAAGTACTATCATGTAACTCCGGACTTAACCAGTTACGCACCACTGGATGATACATCAGATCAAGACTTGCCGTTATATATGGACAATGATGCATCACGTCAATTATTCCATGTCACATACGGAATTTTATTAACGGCAAAAGACCAAGCCGGAGAAGCCCTTTTCCGAACAGAATTCTTTGATACGTTAATGAACAATGAAGATACGTACCGAAATGGCTTAGTCAAACATATTGGTCGTCACTTAGACTTATTAGGGTTATAA
- a CDS encoding amino acid ABC transporter ATP-binding protein, translating into MFLSIKELQKSFGSLDVLKDISIDINKGKVVTIMGPSGSGKTTLLRCLNGLEIPDQGRYQFNDGFSLDFGGKRSKKDMLTLRRKAGMVFQSYNLFPHKTALENVTEGPIVVQGKDKQTAEKEAKRLLEKVGLADKIDLYPYQLSGGQQQRVGIARALAIEPELMLFDEPTSALDPELIGDVLGVIKELANEGWTMVVVTHEVSFAKEVSDHVLFMDDGYIVEQGSPRAVLENPKEPRTKQFLQRILPHV; encoded by the coding sequence ATGTTTTTATCAATTAAAGAATTACAGAAAAGTTTTGGTTCGTTAGATGTATTAAAGGATATTTCAATTGATATTAATAAAGGAAAAGTCGTTACCATCATGGGACCATCAGGATCAGGAAAAACAACATTACTTCGGTGCTTAAATGGTTTGGAGATTCCTGACCAAGGCCGGTATCAATTTAATGATGGTTTTTCACTTGATTTTGGCGGCAAACGTAGCAAAAAAGACATGCTTACGTTAAGAAGAAAAGCTGGCATGGTTTTTCAATCCTATAATTTGTTCCCTCACAAGACAGCCCTGGAGAATGTCACAGAAGGGCCAATTGTCGTTCAAGGTAAGGATAAACAAACTGCAGAAAAAGAGGCCAAACGTTTACTGGAAAAAGTCGGCCTGGCAGATAAGATTGACTTGTATCCTTACCAATTATCTGGTGGCCAGCAACAGCGGGTAGGGATTGCACGTGCGCTTGCCATTGAACCGGAGTTGATGCTGTTTGATGAACCAACCTCTGCATTGGACCCTGAATTAATAGGTGATGTATTAGGTGTCATTAAAGAGCTTGCCAATGAAGGATGGACCATGGTAGTGGTGACGCATGAAGTTTCATTCGCGAAAGAAGTTTCTGATCATGTTTTGTTTATGGATGATGGTTACATTGTCGAACAAGGTTCACCGCGAGCTGTTTTGGAAAATCCGAAAGAGCCAAGAACAAAGCAATTCCTGCAACGGATTTTACCTCACGTCTAA
- a CDS encoding fluoride efflux transporter FluC, producing the protein MFQQYSKNIAAIAVGAAVGALGRYGINLFVDSSFPLGTVIENLTGSLVLGFLTAFFLVKIPKEWLKAGLGVGLCGGFTTMSTLAADTVMLLHDSMLKAILYIFISTFGGVLLALGGYMIGNRIAASSVEVESK; encoded by the coding sequence ATGTTCCAGCAATATAGTAAAAACATCGCAGCCATAGCGGTTGGTGCTGCTGTTGGTGCGTTAGGTCGTTATGGTATAAATCTCTTCGTTGACTCGTCATTTCCACTTGGAACTGTAATTGAAAATTTAACAGGAAGTTTAGTATTAGGCTTTCTTACCGCTTTCTTCCTGGTGAAAATTCCAAAAGAATGGCTTAAAGCGGGACTTGGCGTAGGTCTCTGTGGAGGGTTTACGACGATGTCAACATTGGCAGCCGATACGGTTATGCTGTTACATGATTCGATGTTAAAAGCGATCCTTTATATTTTTATATCTACATTTGGGGGAGTGTTGCTGGCGTTAGGTGGATACATGATCGGCAACCGGATAGCTGCATCTAGCGTGGAGGTGGAAAGCAAATGA
- the crcB gene encoding fluoride efflux transporter CrcB, with protein MNSLLLAVGAAAGAVFRYILGLIFMHKFPSPPFPVAMLAVNWIGSFGLGAFYGIAYHGFPSDAYQDPLYLAVGLGFFGAFTTFSTFSMETIQLYQAKKWGSLTTYVSLSIIGSILLFSAALWLFN; from the coding sequence ATGAATAGCTTATTACTTGCAGTAGGAGCAGCAGCAGGAGCAGTCTTCAGATACATATTAGGTCTTATTTTTATGCATAAATTCCCGTCACCACCTTTTCCAGTAGCCATGCTTGCCGTGAATTGGATCGGATCGTTTGGACTTGGCGCATTTTACGGTATTGCTTATCACGGTTTTCCAAGTGATGCCTATCAAGATCCGCTCTATTTGGCGGTCGGTCTCGGTTTTTTTGGTGCATTTACTACCTTTTCTACCTTCAGTATGGAGACGATTCAATTGTATCAAGCAAAGAAGTGGGGGAGTTTAACCACGTATGTCAGTCTCAGTATTATTGGTTCAATTTTGCTGTTTAGTGCAGCATTATGGCTGTTTAATTAG
- the uxaC gene encoding glucuronate isomerase codes for MKAFMDENFVLHNETAEKLYHNYAKDLPIIDYHCHLSPQEIYENTQFENITKVWLYGDHYKWRAMRANGIEEKFVTGDASDYDKFLAWASTVPQLIGNPLYHWTHLELKRYFGVEEPLNEKTAPAIWEQVNKLLNSGEWNVRDFIVKSGVEVVCTTDDPTDSLEYHEKIKADPDFDVKVLPSYRPDKGLEINRDGFTDWVGKLADVSGVSIDSYDAFLQALKQRIDFFHSVGGRVSDHALDTMMYEEATKEEVAAIFAKAIKGEKVTLEEEKKYKSHTLTFLGTAYHAKGWAMQYHINAHRNNNKRMFNELGPDTGYDSMNDSLLAQPLVKLLDSLDQADALPKTILYSLNPRDNVTIATIIGSFQGGGVPGKMQFGTAWWFNDTRLGMINQMETLADIGVFSRFIGMLTDSRSFLSYTRHEYFRRIMCNLIGEWVENGEYPNDEETLANIVQNISYYNAKEYFNF; via the coding sequence ATGAAGGCATTTATGGATGAAAACTTTGTATTGCATAACGAAACAGCAGAAAAACTGTATCATAATTATGCCAAGGACCTGCCAATCATCGATTATCACTGCCACCTAAGCCCGCAGGAAATCTATGAAAATACGCAATTTGAAAACATTACAAAGGTTTGGTTATACGGTGATCACTACAAATGGCGTGCTATGCGTGCCAACGGGATTGAAGAAAAATTTGTGACAGGCGATGCCAGTGATTATGATAAGTTTCTGGCATGGGCCAGCACCGTGCCGCAATTGATCGGAAATCCGCTTTATCACTGGACACACCTGGAACTGAAGCGTTATTTCGGAGTAGAAGAACCGTTAAATGAGAAAACAGCACCTGCGATTTGGGAACAAGTAAATAAGTTATTGAACAGCGGAGAATGGAATGTACGTGATTTCATTGTGAAATCTGGTGTCGAAGTCGTTTGTACAACAGATGATCCGACTGATTCACTGGAATATCATGAAAAAATCAAAGCAGATCCCGATTTTGATGTGAAAGTATTGCCTAGTTATCGCCCGGATAAGGGGTTGGAGATTAATCGAGACGGCTTTACCGATTGGGTTGGAAAATTAGCGGATGTATCCGGCGTATCCATTGATTCCTATGATGCCTTTCTGCAAGCATTAAAGCAACGAATCGATTTCTTCCATTCTGTGGGGGGACGCGTGTCTGACCATGCGTTAGATACGATGATGTATGAAGAAGCGACGAAAGAAGAAGTAGCAGCCATTTTTGCTAAAGCAATCAAAGGTGAGAAAGTCACACTTGAGGAAGAGAAAAAATACAAGTCCCATACGCTTACCTTTTTAGGAACAGCATATCATGCCAAAGGATGGGCGATGCAGTATCATATTAATGCCCATCGTAATAACAACAAACGCATGTTTAACGAGCTTGGTCCTGATACAGGATATGATTCGATGAACGACAGTCTGCTTGCACAGCCGTTAGTAAAATTGCTGGATTCACTGGATCAGGCAGACGCCTTGCCGAAAACAATCCTGTATTCGTTAAACCCTCGTGATAACGTCACGATCGCCACCATTATCGGCAGCTTCCAAGGTGGAGGTGTACCAGGCAAAATGCAATTCGGTACAGCATGGTGGTTTAACGATACAAGATTAGGCATGATCAATCAAATGGAAACATTAGCAGATATCGGCGTGTTCAGCCGTTTTATCGGTATGCTGACCGATTCGCGCAGCTTCTTATCTTACACAAGGCACGAGTACTTCCGCCGCATCATGTGTAATTTAATAGGAGAATGGGTGGAAAACGGAGAATACCCAAACGATGAAGAGACATTAGCCAACATTGTGCAAAACATTTCGTACTACAATGCGAAAGAATATTTTAATTTCTAA
- a CDS encoding nuclear transport factor 2 family protein: MKKSLTEQLRELEESHIQFEVRASREKLDSILADDFFEIGSSGRMFGKKECLESGVVLMEMTLHNYQIQPLAEGVVLATYFITDKTRKRNTLRSSIWKHIDGRWQLYFHQGTITDLKLSDI; this comes from the coding sequence GTGAAAAAGAGTTTGACGGAACAATTGAGAGAATTAGAGGAAAGCCATATACAATTTGAAGTACGTGCAAGTCGAGAAAAATTGGACAGCATTCTTGCTGATGACTTTTTTGAAATTGGTAGTTCAGGTAGGATGTTCGGCAAAAAGGAATGTCTGGAAAGTGGCGTTGTATTAATGGAAATGACACTCCATAATTATCAAATACAACCACTAGCAGAAGGTGTCGTTCTAGCTACATACTTTATAACCGACAAGACTCGAAAACGTAATACGCTTCGAAGTTCAATATGGAAACACATAGATGGCAGATGGCAGCTATATTTTCATCAGGGTACTATTACAGATTTAAAGTTAAGCGATATATAG
- a CDS encoding kinase: MESTLIILRGNSASGKTTTAKHLQQHFGRGTLLVSQDVVRREMLKVHDRDGNLSIDLIRQIAEFGKDKCEWVIVEGILYTQRYGDMLKNLIPFYHQQVYTFYFDLPFEETVRRHNASPKRNEFGEDALRNWWNPQDYLGVDGEMILTEDMSQDDVMETILNKVKERK; encoded by the coding sequence ATGGAATCAACGTTAATTATTCTAAGAGGAAACTCCGCCAGTGGAAAAACAACAACGGCTAAACATCTCCAACAACATTTCGGTCGCGGAACACTCTTGGTTTCTCAAGATGTCGTTCGCCGTGAAATGCTGAAGGTTCATGATAGAGATGGGAACCTTTCCATTGATTTAATTCGCCAGATTGCAGAATTCGGCAAAGATAAATGTGAATGGGTTATTGTCGAAGGGATTTTGTATACACAACGTTACGGTGACATGCTGAAAAATTTAATCCCATTCTATCATCAGCAAGTCTACACCTTTTATTTTGATTTACCATTTGAAGAAACCGTTAGACGTCACAACGCAAGTCCCAAAAGAAATGAATTTGGTGAAGATGCATTACGGAATTGGTGGAACCCGCAAGATTATCTTGGTGTCGACGGCGAAATGATATTGACGGAGGATATGTCGCAGGATGATGTAATGGAAACTATCTTAAATAAGGTAAAAGAACGAAAATGA
- a CDS encoding secondary thiamine-phosphate synthase enzyme YjbQ, producing MEKTFQLKTNHHDQMIDITAEVASYLRQQGVKDGIAIVSSLHTTAGITVNENADPDVKTDFLRRLREVYPWEHPEDMHMEGNTAAHLKVSTVGHNQTMVVSNGSLLLGTWQGIYFCEFDGPRQRKFHVKVVEG from the coding sequence GTGGAAAAAACATTTCAATTAAAAACAAATCATCATGACCAAATGATCGATATTACAGCAGAAGTAGCAAGCTACCTTCGTCAACAAGGAGTGAAAGATGGTATTGCGATCGTGTCTTCACTGCACACGACAGCCGGTATTACCGTCAATGAAAACGCCGATCCTGATGTAAAAACAGACTTTTTAAGAAGATTGCGTGAGGTTTATCCATGGGAACACCCAGAGGATATGCATATGGAAGGAAATACAGCAGCTCATTTGAAAGTTAGTACTGTCGGTCATAATCAAACCATGGTAGTATCGAATGGCAGCTTATTGTTAGGAACCTGGCAAGGGATTTATTTCTGTGAATTTGACGGTCCGCGTCAGCGTAAGTTTCATGTCAAAGTGGTGGAAGGATAA
- a CDS encoding amino acid ABC transporter permease has protein sequence MFLSNNIIMTVTSGAEAWDLISRAFGPMVEGAIKYTIPLTLISFAFGLLIALLTAVMRLSSLKIVRAPAVFYVSAVRGTPLLVQLFIVFYGLPSIGLTIDPLPSAVIAFSLNVGAYASEIIRASISSIPKGQWEAGYTIGMGYGTTLRRIILPQATRVSIPPLSNTFISLVKDTSLASMILVTELFREAQEIASSTYEFMILYVEAAVLYWIICFILSLIQEVVERRLERYIAK, from the coding sequence ATGTTTCTGTCAAATAACATAATCATGACGGTAACAAGCGGTGCAGAAGCATGGGATTTAATTTCCCGTGCTTTTGGTCCTATGGTAGAAGGAGCAATTAAATATACAATTCCGCTAACGCTTATTTCCTTTGCATTCGGACTTCTTATCGCTTTATTGACAGCTGTGATGCGCTTATCATCCTTAAAAATTGTTAGAGCGCCGGCTGTTTTTTATGTTTCAGCTGTGAGAGGAACCCCGTTACTCGTTCAATTATTTATAGTATTTTACGGGCTTCCTTCTATTGGTTTGACAATTGATCCGTTGCCGAGTGCTGTCATTGCTTTTTCATTAAATGTTGGGGCATATGCTTCTGAAATAATTCGGGCATCGATTTCTTCGATTCCAAAGGGACAATGGGAAGCAGGCTATACGATCGGTATGGGGTATGGAACGACACTAAGAAGAATAATCCTTCCCCAGGCAACGAGGGTATCGATACCACCACTTTCCAATACATTTATTAGTCTAGTAAAAGATACATCACTAGCATCGATGATCTTAGTAACTGAACTATTCCGCGAAGCTCAGGAAATCGCCTCATCTACGTATGAGTTTATGATCTTGTATGTCGAAGCAGCTGTTCTGTATTGGATCATTTGCTTTATCTTATCGCTCATACAAGAAGTGGTCGAACGCAGACTGGAACGGTACATTGCTAAATAG
- a CDS encoding GNAT family N-acetyltransferase codes for MEVRQLQYNDAEIYLKIRLEGLQNSPTGFASSYEEEKKQTAEKYQKRFASPETSFTFGAFENTELVGVITLVKEPLFKLRHRSKLVAMYVKPDQRGKGIGKALLLKAIEKAKSIEGLEQIYLTVVDTNAFAKRLYTSIGFEVCGTEKRSLKDGNTYHDAEHMVLFL; via the coding sequence ATGGAAGTTAGGCAATTACAATATAATGATGCAGAAATATACTTAAAGATAAGACTGGAAGGTTTACAAAACAGCCCTACCGGATTCGCCTCCAGTTATGAGGAGGAAAAGAAGCAGACTGCTGAGAAATACCAAAAGCGATTTGCCTCACCAGAAACTTCCTTTACTTTTGGCGCATTTGAAAATACTGAGCTTGTTGGCGTAATCACTTTAGTAAAGGAACCTTTGTTCAAGTTACGTCACCGTTCCAAATTAGTAGCGATGTATGTAAAACCAGATCAGCGAGGAAAAGGGATAGGAAAGGCCCTTTTACTTAAAGCAATTGAAAAAGCAAAAAGTATAGAAGGACTGGAACAAATCTATTTAACCGTAGTCGATACCAATGCTTTCGCGAAACGATTATATACTTCCATAGGTTTTGAGGTTTGTGGAACAGAGAAGCGCTCATTAAAAGATGGAAATACGTATCATGATGCAGAGCATATGGTATTGTTTCTTTAA